In the Salvia splendens isolate huo1 chromosome 16, SspV2, whole genome shotgun sequence genome, GTTTGGGGACAGATGATACCCATGATTGTGGAAGGAATAAATTCAACAAAAGATTTGGTTTAAGCGAATAAAAATGTGCCCTTATCCACCATTTCCATTTCCCACGCCATAAACGCTTTTTTGCCTCtcctttcaaaaatttccaacATCAATTTCTTGGTTTCTCGATTGATGTTATTGTATTTTCTTCTTGGGCCAAAATATCCATATTTGTTCTTTGATTTCATCGATAGGGTTAATTTTGCCCGTTATTCGCGGTTGATTTTGAACCTTTGTATTTTCGTCAACATTAATTCAAACTGCggatttattatttttgctTCACACGATCTTTACTTCTGTTGTTCATTTTATCGAGCATTTCGCGATCGATATTGTGTTTTTTCTGGTTTCCCCTTTGGAGTTGAGGCTCTTCTGAGTTTTTAGGAATTTTACCTAATCAATCCTATTCAGTCGTGATTGACTTAAATTTTGAGGTATACGACTATTTGTTAGATGGAGCAGTTCTGTCTGaattttttgtgaatttggttCTGTAAATTGCTGATTCTATTGTTGTCTTGTTAGATTTTCAGGGAGAGTGGTTGCAAATGGGGCCTATATTTTACATATTGATAGCATTGCCTTGTACAATAGGGGCAATAACACTAGCACTTCACCACATTTACAACCATTTACTGAATTATACTGAGCCAACATATCAGAGATACATTGTCCGCATTATCTTCATGGTTCCTGTGAGTGCCCCGATTCTCTGGCACTAGACATTCTCGTTGTTGTATGCCAGCATCCAAGCCTGACATCTTTTGATCAATTTTTGCTCATTTTCTGCCCACATTACTGCATAATCACGTGCTTCGAAATCAACTGCTATATACGGTGCTTTAAATGATGTAGGAGATTGTTATTTGAAAATGTATGCTTGGACGATACGGGACTAGTTTGATTTTTTGGTTACAATATGATGCTTGAGAAGGTCTctcattttcaaatttccaTGGAGGGATCATATTATTCAAAAGATACCATTAACTTGTAAGAATTCATATGATCAATCTTGTTAGTTGAATAGTACTCTAAATGCCTCTAACTGAAATCTGGAATTTGAATTATCCATGCGCATGTTAACAATCTTAATTGTTGGCTATAAGGTTGATTCCATATGCTTATACCACAAGCCGGACATTCATTACTGGATCTGTATGCTATAATTTTTCTTCAATCTACTCGTGAGTGGGTTCTATTATCTTTATTGTCAATTTCTAACAGGTATACGCTTTGATGTCTTTCTTGTCCTTGATCCTGAACAAACAAGCAATATACTTCAATTCAGTCAGAGAAATGTAAGTACGACATCAcatattttttgatattttgttgTGAACGAGTTTCAAGTAATGAATAAACCTGAACGCCACTGTTAACTTATTGCTCATATTATATGaccacaaatttttttttataaaccaTTTTGTGCAAAGTGCAAACTCCCTCTCAGTCTTTTGGTTGCTTGCGAGTTGCGACATGATtttcctgaaagataagcttTTTTACATTGATTTATGTTTTCTATGGAAAAACATGAGTTTGGTTCACGCAACAAGAACTTGATAGCGTGGCATCCATGACATACTCTGCTCAAATTTTCTGCGTACATAGCATGGTTCTAATGTTTGCATGTCTCGGGTGCATATAGTGTGTTGGTTTTcctatttttcttgattttgatcTTTAATTTCTTAGATTGATTTTGGATGATGTTTGAGCTTTTGTGGCCTATTTCATTTGGTTAAGAAATTAAATGTTTTCATAATCAATTGTCTCAACAGATATGAAGCTTGGGTCATTTATAATTTCCTTTCGCTATGCCTAGCATGGGTAGGTGGTCCAGGTGCTGTTGTACTAAGTTTAACTGGAAAAGTTCTGAAACCAAATTGGTGTTTAATGACATGCTGCTTCCCCCCTATTGCATTGGATGGGTGAGCCTTCTTGGCACAACTATCAGTTTTGGGTTGATCATAATAGTATTGTGGACATGatggtttttttgtttttaaaagtaaaaaattctGAACGTCATGGATATATTGCTAACTTGATTTCATTTGGTATGAGGTATTAAATGCATACCAGGTAGCAAAAAGCATATTTCCGTGTATTTATTAGATTTTTCAAAATCTTCTTCTCAGTTTTATAATCCAACCAATCAGGCATCGGCATATTTAACACTGTTTGGTCTGAGGTATCATATGGATATCAGGGTTGCTAGCAAATTCCAGATATATCAGTATATATTGGATTCTTCAAACTCTTCTCACTTTTGCTTACTGTAAAATGAGGGTCCTTTTCATATTTATGAGAGCTAGGAGTAGAATATAGACGTTCGGTTGGTTCATTGATATCATTGTACTTTGTAGGCTATTTGACCATGTAGGAAAGTTCGGGTATACTGCATTGTTGGTGTCATTCATTAAGATCTTCTGTAACGTTTTTTTCACTACATCTTGATGCTGCTTCTGTATCTTATTTAAACTGTGTCAAAATCACTGTTGTTCAGGTTCAGGGTATTGGGCATAAGTTTGTTAATCACTTGTTGGTATTTCTACTTTTGGTGCTTAAGTTTATTTATTCGTGCAGGCGCTTTATACGAAGGTGCAAACAGGGGTGTTTGCAATTTGTGATCCTCAAACCCATCCTAGTCACAGTTACTTTTATACTATATGCAAAAGGGAAGTATCAAGACGGGAATTTCAACCCAAGGCAATCCTTTCTCTACCTCACCATAATCTACACAATATCATACTCTGTGGCACTGTATGCATTGGCCTTGTTTTATGTGGCCTGCAAAGATTTGCTGAAGCCTTTCAATCCAGTGCCAAAGTTCATCATGATCAAATCTGTCGTATTCCTTACATATTGGCAGGTAAGAAATGTTCGGGGTGTCCCTATAATCCTTAATCCGTGGTACTTAAATTATTGCTGCTTCTAAACCTTCATGTTACCTTATACTTTGAAAAAACATCACATTCCATGTCCTGAAGTCCACTAGTCATTAGTTGTCTGCCAATTTTTTGTATGACCTGATCTGATCCTTTGATGCAGCTATAATTGCTATGATGATCAACTACTGATTATTTTTTTCCATGTTGGTTTTTATCAACGTTAGACTGTTACTATTTGTAACAATCCACAAGATTAGTGACATTTTTTCTTGCCCTTTTGTTTAATCAAAGTTAAGACTCTTTCTTATTTGTTTGCATCAGTCTATGGGTCATAATTTGAACAGCACGATCActtttctacttttttctttcttgaaaCTTTTCTTTCTTATTAATCGAGTTAATGGTGTTTCTCTTGCAGGGTGTGTTGGTTTTTCTTGCTGCAAAATCCAAGTTAATTAAAAATACAGAGGAAGCTGCAGAATTTcagaattttataatttgtgtTGAAATGTTGATTGCTGCAGCTGGCCATCTTTTTGCTTTTCCCTATAAAGAATATGCCGGTGCCAATATTGGTGCGAATCGTGGTTTTGCAGCAAGCTTTGCACATGCTTTGAACATCAGTGACTTTTACCATGATACAGTACACCAGGTAAAGATTCGAGGCATTTAACATCTCTCGATGGCTTTCTTCTCAGTCCTATGGTTTTCAGTCATGTACTATACGTCGGTTGGAAGTATCCCTTTTAAAAAGTTTATATGGATATTCATTCTCATTATCTATACTCTTAATTGCAAACAGTTTGCACCAACCTATCATGACTATGTGCTCTACAACCatggtgatggtgatgaagGAACAACAAAGTACAGAGCTCGCACTTTTGTTCCGACCGGCCCAGAAATGGATACAGTCAGAAGAAACAAAGCCAATCCCGGGAACAAGTCAGACGACGTAAATTCACCATCTTCAGTTGGTACTACTCAAAACTCTGGTGGGAACACGAAATTGGAAGCCTTAGGTTCCTCATCATTGCTCAGGAGCGAAGCGAATTCTGTTGATTTGCCTTATGAACTTTCCCTTATGGATGTAGACTTTTCTAATTATCCAAAAAAGGAAGAACCTGCTGCTAATCAAGCTGGAAAACGATGATGCTATAATCCAAGTGCTTGTGTTTACTAGTTTGCTTTTGACTATAGAAAATGTATATTCTGGGTTGAGCTTGTTACAGATTCATGACTTGTTCATGCTGCCATTGTTAGTGTAGTAGTAGTCCTTAGATGTATGAAAATTCATAAGCAGGAATTTAGAAGCTTGGAAAATTGCATACACACTGTACTATTGTGTGGATATTTTGTGTAAGTTTAATCAAGTGAGAGGGAAAGCCAAAGACAGATAATTACAAAATCACCAAGATCAATCAAGCTTAGTTGCagaatatatcaatttataCACTAAACAATACAGTGATAGATAAAAAGTAGAATCAGTATCTAGGAAATCCATTGAGGCCACCTCTGAAAGCAAATCCAGCCATGAAAATAACATAAGACTCTTTCAACCACAATTGAGATACATAAAGCTTCCCCATCTTTGCCTTCAAATGGATCTTCTTAGAGATGTTTCTACGCCTCATCGCAGCTCAGTCGATGTCTTCTTCTTCGATCGTTTCCAGCTTCATCTTCAGTATCTCTTCGATGTCCATTCTTGTTTCTCTTCTCAAACTCTCTTTGCTCCTGCAAGCCACCACCCACCACATTTTATGTGAATACCCATTTCTCATTCTTGTTTCTCCCTCTGCTTAATGTTTTTTAGCATCCATGAGATGAATTTATACATATATTGTTGGATCACATTTTTTCCTAAGGGCAAGTTGAATTCTTTTTGTGAgcctttttagttactttttgctctTTACAGCTCTACTTCAACATTACAGGGCATAGTTTATTTAGTAATCCACTATTAAGATAATAGTATATGTTTTTTAACTAGTTCTTTTTCCTGGATAATGACTAATTAATACACATATTTGGCAGGTGGTGTTTCAATCCCATTAATAATTATCACGCGAAGAAGCTATTTCTTTTCACAATCATGCAAAATATATTACGTGACACGTTGGTGAGTTTGATTAGGAATAATGCTTGATTTATAAATGAGTTTGATTAGGAATAATGCTTGATTTATAAATACGTGCATCTTCACTCGATGAGAGTGTACGCGGTACGCCAAAGATAAGAACAATACAATgttcttcatttctactcaacGTTCTTTATTGCCTCTTTGTTTCATTTAATAAACATGGATAAAAAAAGTTTTATTCCTTTAACAATGAACTATTTATAAGATCTATTAGTAAATAACTAGATTATTTtacattttcattttatgtCTTGGTGAAACCAATTATTCGTTAATTTTACTttctttatataaataaattgataagaCTCATTCCATGCATCGGTTATTGGGTGATTTACATACTTTTTGAGAGATAATGCACGAAGTTTTAgtttaaatgtgcaggaattgCTGCTGGATCAGTTAGAAGGTGCAATAATCATATATCAAACATATTCTTTGTCTTACACATATACCCAGAAACCATAAGATCATAAATATTATACAACCAGTAGGTCCCTTTTATTTAATTGATCTTTCCACGAAGGCCCCTCTTTCTATTGACCTTTCTACGTAGGCACCTCTTTGCTCTTATGCTTTGACCCGTAGGTCTATTGTCATTGTATATGACCGTAGGTCTATTGCCACTGTATATGAGATCCAGGACAAGATCATCACATATtctctttaatccaatggtgcAAAATATTTCCAATATCATATATCAAACATATCCATTGCttcaatcacatatccatataCCATCAAATAATTCTAATACTATAGATAAACATATTTATTTCTCCAATCACATTTTTATATCGTATTATACCataaatatcaaataacacataaccaTGTTAGGTTTATACcatctaatttaattatttacttcaattcaacatataacaatcaaccacGGAACATacgtaaaattaaaaatgagatTTATACATACTTGTATTGACAAGAATCTAACAGAACCTCTTATCCGTTTCCTAATTTTCAACCTCGGTCTAACTACATAAGCTCaaacatatatttattttcttacaGATTTTATACTCTCTCCACTCCATcccttcctctcttcttctgtTTTTTTCCTCggtttttctctctccaaatagGGGAGTGTCCTCAATTAGCTTAGTCATGGGCTtaacattagagcatccacaatagtggatgAGCCGGCGGACAAGCGACCGGCGAGCCGCTCGTCCGTCGCGCTCGTCCACTATTGCGGTTGGCTAGTGACCGACGGATGAGAGTCGTCCATCGGATAAGGcgctcgtccgctattgtgggaGCTCGACACACGAGCGAACGGACGAGagcaattttttttcaaatttctatATATATGGTTCGTTGCagttcattttcatttgcaccacttgtattaacgagtttctctctctctactctcatttctattcaagataaatggagcaTGACAATGACTCTCCAGCCACGTGCGAATCGCAAACTCTGACGTTCCCCGTTGGAGGGGGAATGGGCGGGAATACCGCCGGGATgccccaaatggcggggatgatacCCTAGATGGAGGGCATGAGTACGGGAATGACCCAGATgagtgggatgatgccccagatgagTGGGATGATACCCCAGATGATGCCTCAAATAGAGGGCATGAGTTCTGGCACGATGGGGACTTTGCCCcagatgatgccccaaatggcgGGCATGAGCGGGATGATGGGGAGTGGGATGATGCAGGGGCAGCGGGATGATGCCAAGGGTAGTAGAGTGGGGGTCCTCGATTCGCCCGGGGATAATGTGTATCGCCCCACAATTTTTTCATAGGGGTTCCCAGACCTGTACTCTACTGGAGTCTCAGTTCACCTCTGCTGAGACATTCTCACTAGAGGAGTTAGGTCTATTCCGGTGAGGGTGCCTCCCACTCAGATTCCATCGGCGGGATGACGTCGGGGTGGTTCGAAAAAGAAGAAGGGCAGGGGCCGCAGCAAGGGCAAGGGGGTGGCAGGTGAGTCTTCGCAGGCGGGGGCGGGGGGCGGGGGCGGGGGCAGGGGATGATGGGGAGGAGCGACGGCGGACCGTCTGGAGTGAGGAGGAGTGCGTAGCTCAATCGATGGCTTGGATCaatgtttgcgatgatcccatTGCGTCGAACAATCAAAGAATCGACAATATGTGGAATCGCGTCGCCAACACCTACTGTGTGTTTAAGCCGGCGGATGGAAGGATTCACACGTCTGAGGAGTGCCGAAAGCAATGGGAATGAATAAGGACGGCTGTCTCCTGATTTACCGGCCTCTACGATAACAACTCTCGCATGCTTACCGGCAACCAGACCATGGAGGATGTGAAGAGGATGTCGATGATGCAGTTCCCCGAGCGTGGCAAACACACCACGTTTAAATACTGGGATGCCTACGTGGTGCTGATGGAGTCGGCCAAGTTTCGGGCGGGTGTTGCCGCTGGCTGCCCGAAGCGGCAGAGGATCAACAACGTCGGCGAGTACAGCAGCAGCGCCGGTTTTTCCGACCTCCCCAACGTTGCCAAAGAGATCCCGACCCCTTTCTTGTTTAACCGCCGCCGTcacccggttgggcaaaagacgGCCATGTGGATGTCTAGGAGAGGCGCCGGCGGGTCCCAGGAGTTCTCCCGTATAGTGAGCATCCGATAGCAGCAGAACATGTTAGAGACCATACGGTAGCGGAGAGCGGCGGATGACCCCTTACATAAGGAGATGCTGCAGGGTGTCATCCACTGTATGAGATGTGATTTGGGACTCCCACCCCTCGGCGGGAGTGCCGGAGGGGGAGCCTATGGGAACTCCGATGCCACCGGGCATGGCATAGGGGACGACAAGAAGTGAGACCGGGGCCGCGTGTGGCGAAGCTTTGGGAtggttttttttctttgtgaactatgtagttttttttatttaactatgtatgttttattttaatttatataaaatatttgcaTTTTCCCCATATTCGTGTCAAaaatttaattccatatttattaaaatctgAATTTGTTTGTTGGGATGTCTTAGTgcttgtccactattgtgcagtgggatgtccttgtGATGTGGCAGAGGAGTGGGATGTgctagtgacgtggcagaaggtgtttttgagaTGTCCTAGTGCTTGTCTGCCGATACGTCTGCCCTATAGTTGATGCTCTTAGGCCACTGAAAGCTTctctttatatttatataatagaCACGAGTGTACTCAAGTTGGCGCACAGAATTAAACAAAAGGGTTTTCACACACTATCAAGATAGACAAGCAAAGGATTAAGAGAATGCTGACTAGTCGTTGTTTCTGCAACCTGAGAGACTCGGGCTTTCAataaccttaacccacaatactattaactagtaaagggaagtaagaaTCCAATCCCACAGGGACAGAGGCGTGCCGAGTTGTGTTTGAGACATGttgggggttggctgctgccacgcttcactaAGGTGGGTTATATTACTACTACGATCTGGACTGCTCAGGTCACAGAATtaacttgatcaactaaactaagCATGATGAAAACATCATGTCACAAACGGATCAATTCAAGTAGAAAACAGTGCGACAACGTAAAGTAGTTGGGACCACTGAAAAGAAATTGCATACTACCGAAAAGCTGTTACGATGAAAAGTTGATAGAGACAGTTGTCTAACTACCTACAGCCTTCTATGATTTAACAAGCAGAGCAGTAAAACATCCATGGCAGATCTATATAGAGCATTCTTCTAAAGTAGGCTGGGGAACTAATTCAGGACGAATTCATGCAATTCAAACATGCAGAAAATAGATcaacatgaaatgactcaaaCTCCATGCAAACAACATCTCAAAACTCAGATCCCAACGTAAATAAACTCAATCAACAAGATCCAACATGAACAAACGAATCTAGGTTAGTAATCTGAAATCAAATGGAATGCCAAGCGGAAACAACAACCATCAACTCAGAAAACATCAGATCTGGtagggctcgttacaagcatggttttatagggGTGTATTACACTAACAGGGGTGCTAATATATGAAAAGTGtgaatttgagtgtgcagggGCCTGAAAAGTGTTGAGGCGGCAGAATGcaggaacaacttgatcaactcgtaAAAGGAGCAAGAAATGGCCAAATCTGAAGACAAGTTGATCAGTTCCGGAAAAGCAATGGAGTCTGCCAACcaacaagttgatcaagtggagttcaccacaAGAGCTAATGAGtcataggagagagaaaagaagaagCTATCTCAAGGGCGTTAATATCAAGATAGGTTGAGCTTAACCTAGGGATTTGGGCCCAATGTCATCCTATAAATAGTGGAGTGAATGCATAGCGGAAGAGTTCTACTTTTTCGGAGGGTTCGGTATCATCATCTTCAGTCACTTCACATTCCACATTTTACACTTTTAGCATGGAGAAAGGAATCTGGGAGCCACCAGAGTCACCGTTCTACCGCAACttttccctcttcttcctcgccAAGGAAGAAGAGATCCAGATTTTCCAAGGAGTCTTCGTAGTTTGTTTTTCCTTAAATCCCAAGGGGTCAAAACAATTGTTATTCTATTTTCAGTTCATGCTTTTCCAAATGCTAGTAggttttatgtttttttctcTTAGTTGCTACACTAGTTACTGATGTTGATCGATCTTCAAATCTGGAGTTGGGATTTctgttctttttttcttcttgaagatcatttatgaaatggagtttttaatGCAAGTTGTTTGGATCTGGTGTTTACGATCTCGTTTCTTCTGTTAGGCTTAGCTTTGTTCTGTTTTTGATTTTCCGTAGTTAGATCTAAGTTATAGTTCGTCAACTTGCATGAAATTAGGACAACTGCTTAGATCTGTTTTCCTTCCGTCCGAATTACATGAATCTGTGTTTTAATTTGTTCGTTTCCTGCTTAAATGTCGTCTGCTCTGTTTTTATCTGTCTTGGGTGTTATTTAGTTGCTTAGCGAAGAAGAAAGTCGTAGTTCGTTAGAGTTGCAGTCTCTGTCACCTTTTTATTATTTACAGCTTTTAGTAGTGCATAGTGGTGTCAGTGGTCCCGATTTCCTTTATGTTGCCGTATTGTTTCATGTTTGAGTTGATCTGTTTATGGTATGCTATTTTCCATCAtgtttagtttagttgatcaagttaATTCTGAGACTTGAGCGGTCCAGATCTTAGTTGTAGTTAACCCACCTTAGttaagcgtggcagcagccaaccccaaCATGTCTCGTACACAACTCAACCCGCCTCTGtccctgtgggattcgacccttatttCCCTTTACTATtctatagtattgtgggttaaggtatAGAAAGCCCTAAGTCTCTCTGTTTGCATAAGCAACGACCAGATAGTTGCCTTCTTGATCTATTCATCATTGACGTGGTCAGTTGTGCATACTTGCATGTTTTTAATATGTGTTGTGAACCAGAGTGCTTAGAGCCACTTTCAAGATCTACACCAACTTCAAAcgaaaacttcatttcataagCGATCTTCACAAATCATGACTTAAACCTCAGAATTCCAACTCAGATTCAAGATCGAATGACAAAACAGGAAGTAACAAAAGTTAACTAAGAAAGGAACATCAAAACAACTAAGATCCAACAGTAATCCGGAAAGGTA is a window encoding:
- the LOC121770915 gene encoding transmembrane protein 184B-like isoform X1, which gives rise to MGPIFYILIALPCTIGAITLALHHIYNHLLNYTEPTYQRYIVRIIFMVPVYALMSFLSLILNKQAIYFNSVREIYEAWVIYNFLSLCLAWVGGPGAVVLSLTGKVLKPNWCLMTCCFPPIALDGRFIRRCKQGCLQFVILKPILVTVTFILYAKGKYQDGNFNPRQSFLYLTIIYTISYSVALYALALFYVACKDLLKPFNPVPKFIMIKSVVFLTYWQGVLVFLAAKSKLIKNTEEAAEFQNFIICVEMLIAAAGHLFAFPYKEYAGANIGANRGFAASFAHALNISDFYHDTVHQFAPTYHDYVLYNHGDGDEGTTKYRARTFVPTGPEMDTVRRNKANPGNKSDDVNSPSSVGTTQNSGGNTKLEALGSSSLLRSEANSVDLPYELSLMDVDFSNYPKKEEPAANQAGKR
- the LOC121770915 gene encoding transmembrane protein 184B-like isoform X2, with translation MGPIFYILIALPCTIGAITLALHHIYNHLLNYTEPTYQRYIVRIIFMVPVYALMSFLSLILNKQAIYFNSVREMRFIRRCKQGCLQFVILKPILVTVTFILYAKGKYQDGNFNPRQSFLYLTIIYTISYSVALYALALFYVACKDLLKPFNPVPKFIMIKSVVFLTYWQGVLVFLAAKSKLIKNTEEAAEFQNFIICVEMLIAAAGHLFAFPYKEYAGANIGANRGFAASFAHALNISDFYHDTVHQFAPTYHDYVLYNHGDGDEGTTKYRARTFVPTGPEMDTVRRNKANPGNKSDDVNSPSSVGTTQNSGGNTKLEALGSSSLLRSEANSVDLPYELSLMDVDFSNYPKKEEPAANQAGKR